A genomic region of Desulfosarcina ovata subsp. ovata contains the following coding sequences:
- a CDS encoding tyrosine-type recombinase/integrase, with protein sequence MSELRQKMIRAMELKDFSPRTQQSYLSAVEGLSKFHRKSPDRLTQTEIEDYVLHLKDEGKSASTRNVIISGMKFFYQHTLINSEIALNMPSRRKPKILPEVLSREQVRMIIDTPADLKHRLILMTAYSGGLRVSEVAALKVKSIDSARMVIRVYQGKGMKDRDTLLSKKLLEELRGYWKVYRPTDWLFYGKRRDTPMSITSIQRMYRRAKSDAGITKGKGIHCLRHCFATHLLEAGYDVRKIQLLMGHRSLSTTMVYLHVSRNGLAKVQSPLDFIEEPEQQAPPWEDDDESNQ encoded by the coding sequence ATGTCTGAACTACGTCAAAAGATGATCCGGGCAATGGAACTTAAGGATTTCTCACCGAGGACTCAGCAATCCTATTTGTCTGCTGTTGAAGGCCTATCAAAATTTCATCGGAAGTCACCGGATCGTCTAACGCAAACAGAAATCGAAGACTACGTGCTTCACCTTAAAGATGAAGGGAAGAGCGCAAGCACACGCAATGTTATCATTTCCGGGATGAAGTTTTTCTACCAGCATACACTGATAAACAGCGAAATCGCATTGAATATGCCAAGTCGTCGTAAACCAAAAATCCTACCTGAAGTTCTCAGTAGAGAGCAGGTTCGCATGATCATCGATACTCCGGCGGATCTTAAGCATCGGCTGATATTGATGACGGCTTATTCTGGAGGGCTTCGAGTCAGTGAAGTGGCAGCACTGAAAGTCAAAAGCATCGACAGTGCACGGATGGTGATCCGGGTCTATCAGGGCAAAGGCATGAAAGACCGCGATACGCTGCTTTCTAAAAAACTGCTGGAGGAACTACGGGGCTATTGGAAGGTCTATCGCCCGACAGATTGGCTGTTTTACGGTAAACGTCGCGACACTCCCATGAGCATCACATCGATTCAGAGAATGTACCGCCGTGCCAAGAGCGACGCCGGCATCACCAAGGGCAAGGGCATTCATTGCCTTCGCCATTGCTTTGCCACTCATCTGCTGGAAGCCGGCTATGATGTGCGCAAGATACAGCTTCTCATGGGGCATCGCTCGTTGTCCACCACCATGGTCTATCTTCACGTTTCCAGAAACGGGTTGGCCAAGGTCCAGAGCCCGCTGGATTTCATCGAAGAGCCGGAACAACAGGCGCCGCCGTGGGAGGATGACGATGAATCCAATCAATAA
- a CDS encoding transposase, which produces MKAGIVQQIFNDHFEEYRKGRILDGRQWRAAWDIMTCQTPEKGFHVDECPNGDYRVILPNSCKNRSCPQCGSTETQLWLERRRSQALDCPYFHGVITISHDLHPIWAVNRRLFTGLMMQSAWHSLREMLADLRWLGGLPGVIAVFQSWDDHLNKHCHLHLIITAGGLNDDGRWVSAKKDMLVYTPALASKFRGKFLDYLKEGFNPLTKTGRRKPSDQVLTPPPGKSVQQCLNLLNKLGRVSWHAEIKPAYEHANGVFKYVGRYIRRGPISEKRIVGYDGDTVTIAYAHPEKHDQLTFKLDAQTFIRRLLDHVPEKGTHLVRSYGLFHPTQLEKLNLARACLGQKAYIPGIERPTTIELLRQMFPDLSETRCPHCGEILRTVFVYRGGHTEPWRLAA; this is translated from the coding sequence ATGAAAGCCGGGATTGTTCAGCAGATATTCAACGATCATTTCGAGGAATACCGGAAAGGCCGCATTTTAGATGGCCGGCAGTGGCGGGCGGCCTGGGACATCATGACCTGCCAAACTCCTGAAAAGGGGTTTCATGTCGATGAATGCCCGAACGGCGACTATCGGGTGATCCTGCCCAATTCGTGCAAGAACCGGTCTTGTCCCCAGTGCGGCTCGACCGAGACCCAATTGTGGCTTGAGCGCAGACGGTCCCAGGCGCTTGATTGCCCCTACTTTCATGGTGTGATTACCATCAGCCATGACCTCCACCCCATCTGGGCGGTAAATCGCCGGTTGTTCACCGGCCTTATGATGCAAAGCGCATGGCATTCATTACGTGAGATGCTTGCTGACTTGCGATGGTTGGGCGGGCTTCCCGGCGTCATCGCCGTATTCCAAAGCTGGGACGATCACCTTAACAAGCATTGTCACCTGCATCTGATCATCACCGCCGGGGGATTGAACGATGATGGTCGGTGGGTAAGCGCGAAGAAAGACATGTTGGTGTATACGCCGGCGTTGGCATCCAAGTTCAGGGGCAAGTTTCTCGATTATCTTAAAGAAGGCTTCAACCCTTTGACCAAAACGGGTCGACGGAAGCCGTCGGATCAAGTGCTGACCCCTCCACCGGGCAAGAGCGTTCAGCAATGCTTGAACCTGCTCAACAAGCTGGGACGGGTTAGCTGGCACGCTGAAATCAAGCCGGCTTACGAACATGCCAACGGCGTTTTCAAATACGTCGGGCGGTACATCCGCCGGGGGCCGATCTCTGAAAAGCGGATTGTGGGTTATGATGGGGATACGGTAACCATCGCCTATGCGCATCCGGAAAAGCATGATCAACTGACATTTAAGTTGGATGCACAGACGTTTATCCGTCGTCTGTTGGATCATGTTCCGGAGAAAGGAACGCATCTGGTCAGATCCTACGGTCTTTTCCATCCAACCCAGTTGGAAAAACTGAATCTGGCACGAGCGTGTCTGGGCCAAAAGGCGTATATCCCCGGAATTGAGCGACCGACGACCATTGAGTTGCTGCGCCAAATGTTCCCGGATCTTTCTGAAACCCGTTGTCCGCATTGCGGGGAGATCCTTCGAACCGTTTTTGTCTACCGCGGCGGCCATACCGAGCCCTGGAGACTGGCCGCATGA
- a CDS encoding integrase: MKDKDFEQLPMDDRFLILLHKKIMDKTGSAKRRAKKYYMDQYRKTGVIPKPLLLAGQGIMEGRKCSGRRRVLTEKIQNRFIEMVKASSDPSDDRFVFITRHGRTIKNYHAWLEQEFERSISLSALRRFARQANLKVYLEKPDFEEKNDPSVCFKDEPVFDLIQMDGCRFRYFKIRSDDGVWAKPQVIEFFDTGSRNMLVLDAYFSESSLNSVDLFEKFLVSTPFPQKKIRLRPDNAKGFVNLKRPINELNIKFSLPGGFYLQPNFSRIHAPKDKAHLESSHRSIHHFEMRIIKHFEDRIVKTEPGYIYKKGKKGKITITYLDIDLATLRQSGLLEAYRRQHNEQKHYYSVNGKTSAWVPKEKFDDGLAQYEWITFSADDVRHFVKYGYDKINATVGAKGIITFKKQTYYVAVGAQHFSRHKSTKVYISDLGDKLFIFEHKENGILLGEALRREPYEKPVKKAGTEPNAVELISAFLQEKKMAVDRPRLIDIHLRGLTLDAAQTIYRQHRKRYIAYAIKLRQPETITGKALFNAFILDCERQLSNNPLAPYASCSENKVL; the protein is encoded by the coding sequence ATGAAAGACAAAGACTTTGAACAACTGCCCATGGACGACCGTTTCCTGATCTTGCTGCACAAAAAGATCATGGACAAAACCGGCAGCGCCAAACGCAGGGCCAAAAAATATTACATGGATCAATACCGTAAGACCGGCGTCATTCCCAAACCGCTGCTGCTTGCCGGCCAAGGCATCATGGAAGGCAGAAAGTGCAGCGGCCGGCGCCGGGTCTTGACCGAAAAAATCCAAAACCGCTTCATCGAGATGGTCAAGGCTTCCAGCGATCCATCGGACGATCGTTTTGTATTTATCACCCGCCATGGACGAACCATCAAAAATTACCACGCCTGGCTCGAACAAGAGTTCGAACGTAGCATCTCACTTAGCGCTTTAAGGCGTTTTGCCAGGCAAGCCAACCTCAAGGTCTATTTGGAAAAACCAGACTTCGAGGAAAAGAACGATCCCAGCGTCTGCTTTAAGGACGAACCGGTCTTCGATTTGATTCAAATGGACGGATGCAGGTTTCGCTATTTCAAGATTCGATCGGACGACGGCGTTTGGGCCAAGCCCCAGGTGATCGAGTTTTTTGACACCGGATCGCGCAACATGCTTGTGCTTGACGCCTATTTTTCCGAAAGCAGTCTAAATTCGGTGGACCTGTTCGAGAAATTTTTGGTGAGCACCCCCTTTCCGCAAAAAAAGATACGGCTGAGACCGGACAATGCAAAGGGTTTTGTCAACCTGAAACGCCCCATCAACGAACTGAACATCAAATTTTCATTGCCAGGCGGATTTTATCTGCAACCAAACTTCTCACGCATCCATGCGCCCAAGGACAAAGCACATCTGGAATCATCCCATCGCAGCATCCATCATTTTGAAATGCGGATCATCAAGCACTTTGAAGACCGCATCGTTAAGACAGAACCGGGCTATATCTACAAAAAGGGCAAAAAAGGAAAAATTACCATCACCTATCTCGACATCGATCTTGCAACGCTGCGCCAGAGTGGTTTACTCGAAGCCTATCGCCGGCAGCACAATGAGCAAAAGCACTATTATTCTGTGAACGGTAAAACATCGGCCTGGGTGCCCAAGGAGAAGTTTGACGACGGTCTTGCCCAATACGAGTGGATAACGTTCAGTGCGGATGACGTACGCCATTTCGTCAAATACGGCTATGACAAGATCAACGCCACCGTGGGGGCGAAAGGCATCATTACTTTCAAAAAGCAGACCTACTATGTGGCCGTTGGCGCGCAACACTTCAGCCGCCACAAGAGCACCAAGGTGTATATCTCCGATCTTGGCGACAAGCTGTTTATCTTCGAGCATAAGGAAAACGGTATCCTGCTGGGTGAAGCGCTGCGCCGGGAACCTTACGAAAAGCCGGTCAAAAAGGCAGGCACCGAACCCAACGCGGTTGAATTGATCAGCGCTTTTCTGCAGGAGAAAAAGATGGCGGTGGACAGGCCACGACTGATTGACATCCATCTTCGGGGTTTGACCCTCGATGCCGCCCAAACAATCTATCGGCAACACCGGAAACGATATATCGCTTACGCGATCAAACTACGCCAGCCTGAAACCATCACCGGCAAGGCGCTTTTCAATGCGTTCATTTTGGATTGCGAAAGACAATTGTCAAACAACCCTTTGGCCCCGTATGCCTCATGCAGCGAAAACAAAGTTTTATAA
- a CDS encoding DNA methylase, with protein sequence MANNRLTQLEEIIAANQHHFHQTGKALKQIRDDQLFRDLLFDSFEGYVKDRWDMARSQAYRLIKAANVIDNLSPIGDGILPENEYQARILTRFTKEDQRKIWRAFIASGMALTAKNIRKYAHQTLKAKHVKKKNASVVDIISADYKTAVMAMLEQIRSAQNDDWQTTSRQAALFWLKVMKEKIIRHERQRL encoded by the coding sequence ATGGCCAACAACCGACTCACCCAATTGGAGGAGATCATCGCTGCCAATCAACACCATTTTCACCAAACCGGTAAGGCATTAAAGCAGATTCGAGACGATCAATTGTTTCGAGATTTGCTGTTCGATTCGTTTGAAGGCTATGTCAAGGACCGGTGGGATATGGCCCGATCCCAGGCATATCGTCTGATTAAGGCCGCCAATGTCATCGACAATTTGTCTCCAATTGGCGACGGCATCCTTCCGGAGAATGAATACCAGGCCAGGATTCTAACGCGTTTTACAAAAGAGGATCAACGCAAGATCTGGCGTGCATTTATCGCATCCGGCATGGCGCTCACGGCTAAGAATATTAGAAAGTACGCCCATCAAACCCTAAAGGCCAAGCATGTCAAAAAAAAGAATGCGTCTGTGGTCGATATCATCAGCGCAGACTATAAAACGGCCGTGATGGCCATGCTGGAACAGATTCGGTCGGCGCAAAACGATGATTGGCAAACGACATCCAGACAAGCGGCCTTATTCTGGCTGAAAGTGATGAAAGAGAAAATCATTCGTCATGAAAGACAAAGACTTTGA
- a CDS encoding IS91 family transposase, producing the protein MNPINNYPQPANRQVEVADILRCHIGDYLKRYNMPPEHYRVVYDILNCRTAYLGGHVEMCDQCGAERILYNSCRNRHCPKCQTITKQRWLSARQAELLPVNYFHNVFTLPHELNPLILCNKPLMLGFLFHAASQTLLDFGKNPKNELGGQLGIIAILHTWTQTLMDHFHLHCLVPGGAIAGNGKEWINSKGEFLFPVKALSKVFRGKFISYLEDAYSKNQLCFPGNTRALGTRQGFRRLIKQLWSKNWVVYTKPPIERPEWVLDYLGRYTHRIAISNHRITDFSDGRVTFTIKNRKRKTTETVTLDAVEFIRRFLLHVLPKRFVRIRHYGFLANRGKKKNIGLCRLLMNLSPDIPEVRDQSVQAIMMAQAGIDILRCPSCKQGMMRKIYEIPEGSGNSSFHILRPVSVTDKDP; encoded by the coding sequence ATGAATCCAATCAATAATTATCCTCAACCAGCAAACCGACAGGTGGAAGTGGCGGATATTTTGCGCTGCCACATCGGTGACTATCTCAAAAGATACAATATGCCGCCGGAGCATTACAGGGTCGTATACGACATTTTAAATTGCCGGACCGCTTACCTTGGCGGGCACGTTGAAATGTGCGATCAATGCGGAGCCGAACGCATCCTTTACAACTCGTGCCGCAACCGGCATTGCCCGAAATGCCAGACCATCACCAAGCAACGCTGGTTGTCCGCCCGGCAGGCTGAACTTTTGCCGGTCAACTATTTTCACAATGTTTTCACCCTTCCTCATGAATTGAATCCTTTGATTTTGTGCAACAAACCACTCATGCTGGGATTCCTGTTTCATGCCGCCAGCCAGACGTTGCTCGATTTCGGCAAGAATCCGAAAAACGAACTCGGTGGTCAGTTGGGGATCATCGCTATTTTGCACACTTGGACGCAAACATTGATGGATCATTTTCACCTGCACTGCCTGGTGCCTGGCGGTGCGATCGCCGGAAATGGGAAGGAATGGATCAATAGCAAAGGGGAGTTCCTCTTTCCGGTAAAAGCGCTTTCGAAAGTTTTCCGGGGAAAATTCATATCGTATCTGGAAGATGCATATAGCAAGAACCAGTTGTGCTTTCCCGGCAATACCCGTGCGTTAGGGACCCGCCAAGGGTTCCGGCGCTTGATCAAACAGCTGTGGTCGAAAAACTGGGTGGTCTATACCAAGCCGCCCATTGAGCGCCCGGAATGGGTGCTCGATTACCTTGGGCGCTATACGCATCGCATTGCCATATCGAATCATCGCATCACTGATTTTTCTGACGGCCGTGTGACGTTCACGATCAAAAACAGAAAACGCAAGACGACTGAAACGGTCACCCTCGATGCGGTCGAATTCATTCGGCGATTCTTGTTGCATGTACTGCCCAAGCGGTTCGTGCGCATCCGGCATTATGGCTTTTTGGCGAACCGTGGCAAGAAAAAGAACATTGGCCTGTGCCGTTTGTTGATGAACTTGTCCCCCGATATTCCCGAGGTGCGGGATCAGTCCGTCCAGGCAATCATGATGGCACAGGCCGGTATCGACATATTGAGGTGCCCAAGCTGCAAACAAGGAATGATGAGAAAGATATACGAAATCCCGGAAGGGTCCGGAAACAGTTCATTCCATATTTTGAGGCCGGTGTCGGTAACCGATAAGGATCCTTAG
- the ltrA gene encoding group II intron reverse transcriptase/maturase: MNIKPQQMEMFVASRLAESLGGREQLLELILERRNVLRAMNQVVANKGAPGVDGMKTNHLKGYLKRHWPKIKQDLLNGDYRPLPVRRKEIDKPDGGVRLLGIPTVLDRLIQQTIAQVLEQIWDPTFSEYSYGFRPGRSAHDAVLQAKGYLLDGYTHVVDMDLSKFFDRVNHDRLLSRLATRVRDKRVLKLIRRYLTAGTMIGGLVSPSIEGTPQGGPLSPLLSNIVLDELDKELEKRGHQFVRYADDFRIYCKSRKAAERVNKSITKFITAKLKLKVNEEKSAVSRPWLRKFLGFTFISMCGQTKIRIHRKTISRFKERVRELTNRNQGRSLSQIIKDLNQYLIGWWNYYRLTEARHLFKSLNGWIIRRLRCVVWKQWKNPRTKVRNLKKLGIAHKDAMLCGNARKKYWRMSKVKWVIFALPNRYFFERGLFLPAQ, from the coding sequence ATGAACATAAAGCCACAGCAGATGGAAATGTTTGTAGCGTCGCGGCTTGCCGAAAGTCTGGGAGGCAGAGAGCAGTTGTTGGAGTTGATTCTCGAACGACGTAATGTGCTCAGAGCAATGAACCAGGTCGTTGCCAATAAAGGCGCCCCGGGTGTGGACGGCATGAAAACCAACCACTTGAAAGGGTACCTGAAAAGGCACTGGCCGAAGATCAAGCAGGACCTGCTAAATGGGGATTATCGTCCCTTACCGGTCAGAAGGAAGGAGATCGACAAACCGGATGGCGGTGTCCGCCTGCTTGGTATCCCCACGGTATTGGACCGCCTTATCCAACAGACGATAGCTCAGGTATTGGAGCAGATCTGGGACCCGACCTTTTCTGAGTACAGCTACGGATTCAGACCAGGACGATCAGCCCATGACGCTGTCCTACAAGCCAAAGGCTATCTGCTGGACGGGTACACCCACGTGGTTGACATGGATTTGTCCAAGTTTTTTGACCGAGTTAACCACGACCGGCTTTTAAGCCGGCTGGCCACCAGGGTCCGGGACAAACGGGTCTTGAAATTGATCCGCCGGTACCTTACGGCCGGAACGATGATCGGGGGGCTTGTCAGTCCCAGCATAGAAGGAACGCCCCAGGGTGGTCCTCTGTCGCCGTTGCTCTCCAACATCGTACTCGATGAACTGGATAAGGAATTGGAGAAGCGGGGTCACCAATTCGTCAGGTATGCTGACGACTTCAGGATCTACTGCAAAAGCCGGAAAGCCGCCGAGCGTGTGAACAAGAGCATCACGAAGTTCATCACCGCGAAGCTCAAGCTCAAGGTGAACGAGGAGAAAAGCGCAGTGAGCCGACCATGGCTCCGCAAATTCCTGGGATTTACCTTTATCAGTATGTGTGGACAGACCAAGATCCGGATCCACCGGAAAACAATTTCACGTTTCAAGGAGCGAGTCCGGGAACTGACGAACCGTAATCAAGGGAGAAGTCTGAGCCAGATTATCAAAGATCTGAATCAGTACCTGATTGGCTGGTGGAACTATTATCGCCTGACAGAAGCCAGGCACCTGTTCAAGTCACTCAATGGCTGGATCATCCGCCGGCTGCGGTGCGTTGTCTGGAAACAATGGAAAAACCCCAGGACCAAGGTCCGAAACCTCAAAAAGCTTGGCATTGCGCATAAGGACGCCATGCTTTGCGGTAACGCCCGCAAAAAGTACTGGCGCATGAGCAAGGTCAAGTGGGTGATATTTGCTCTACCAAACCGTTACTTCTTCGAACGAGGACTATTCCTGCCTGCTCAATAA
- a CDS encoding DUF2971 domain-containing protein — MIEIEKYFESKLSRSLYHYTGIGSLLGISKSNSLWASSVYYVNDGEEIIFAQKKLISLVEKKIKTAPEVVKEFLVELIVWLKAFTGGAFNLFVFSMSEERSLLSQWRSYTPHGKGVSIEFTQDIIEKIKQNNDLQLTRVRYEQDEQMQILETLLNAITKKFVDQKNIADHYKKSNGQNYQEYLEKFRGDVLTVFSTIKNPAFKEEKEWRLISKYYASYMSPRIKYREGASMLVPYMEFELERFYDNPLHSHPVFFKSVCLGPTVHSEMSINALSQFLSNQRIAHETINSNIPYREW, encoded by the coding sequence ATGATCGAAATAGAGAAATACTTTGAGAGTAAGCTAAGTCGTAGTCTGTACCACTATACAGGTATAGGCTCTTTGCTAGGCATTTCGAAATCTAATTCTTTATGGGCAAGTTCCGTATATTATGTAAACGATGGTGAAGAAATAATATTTGCACAGAAAAAATTGATATCTTTGGTTGAAAAGAAGATCAAGACAGCACCGGAAGTAGTTAAAGAATTCCTTGTTGAGTTAATTGTCTGGCTAAAAGCGTTTACAGGTGGTGCATTTAACTTGTTTGTATTTTCAATGTCAGAGGAGAGAAGCCTTCTAAGTCAGTGGCGAAGTTATACTCCTCACGGTAAAGGTGTAAGTATTGAGTTCACCCAAGACATTATTGAAAAAATAAAACAAAATAACGATCTTCAATTAACTCGCGTTCGCTATGAGCAAGATGAACAGATGCAAATATTAGAAACACTATTAAATGCGATTACCAAAAAGTTTGTTGATCAGAAAAATATAGCTGATCATTACAAAAAATCAAATGGTCAAAATTACCAAGAATATTTGGAGAAATTTCGCGGGGACGTTCTAACAGTATTCAGCACGATCAAAAACCCAGCCTTTAAAGAGGAAAAAGAATGGAGGCTTATTTCAAAGTATTATGCGAGTTATATGAGTCCAAGAATAAAATATCGTGAAGGAGCTTCTATGTTGGTTCCATATATGGAGTTTGAGTTGGAACGTTTTTATGATAATCCGTTGCATTCTCATCCGGTTTTTTTTAAAAGCGTGTGTTTAGGACCAACTGTTCACTCTGAAATGTCGATAAATGCCTTATCGCAATTTTTAAGTAACCAAAGAATTGCACATGAAACAATAAATTCAAACATACCTTACAGAGAGTGGTAG
- a CDS encoding ATP-binding protein, with protein MQRKQSFINDKRRVSYLSAVYNRIYRGQSVLIEGEYGVGKTRFLELLKPKKLQGVWVESLFNVHEMLASILQGLNYEAVATYRRTPHHLKLIRNLTDYYIIIDEANDIEKRVWPYLKRIMDAHVPIVLAGLPKVRTYLTSQHPDILSRLKTLILYPIVVEDFILEYKDFESEAIEQIYVATRGDMRKFKEICTDCRDKAKELGHSFVDLNLAVDFLANLHPM; from the coding sequence ATGCAGCGAAAACAAAGTTTTATAAACGATAAGCGCCGGGTCTCCTATCTATCCGCGGTATACAACCGGATCTACCGGGGACAGAGCGTATTGATCGAGGGCGAATATGGTGTCGGAAAAACTCGTTTCCTCGAACTGCTCAAACCCAAAAAACTTCAAGGCGTATGGGTGGAGTCGCTTTTCAATGTGCATGAAATGTTGGCCTCCATCCTTCAAGGGTTGAACTACGAGGCGGTGGCCACTTATCGGCGCACGCCCCATCATTTGAAGCTGATCCGCAATCTGACCGATTATTACATCATCATCGACGAGGCCAATGACATCGAAAAAAGGGTTTGGCCCTACCTGAAACGAATCATGGACGCGCACGTGCCCATCGTTTTGGCCGGACTGCCAAAGGTGAGGACATATTTGACCAGCCAGCATCCGGATATCCTCAGCCGATTGAAAACCTTGATTCTGTATCCCATCGTAGTCGAGGATTTCATCCTGGAATACAAGGATTTTGAATCTGAAGCCATCGAACAGATTTATGTGGCCACCAGGGGCGATATGAGAAAATTCAAGGAAATTTGCACGGATTGCCGCGACAAGGCCAAAGAACTGGGCCATAGCTTCGTCGATTTAAATCTGGCGGTCGACTTTCTCGCCAATCTTCATCCCATGTAG
- a CDS encoding IS701 family transposase, with translation MLPINRAINRSYGVAHCSFVGLKAVLSAAVESRFTVNNTIAAMQIAQKQNDILPPVPPTFNTDAIAGTIKDFGPAKVVPVSGSDWEPLWDRWVRQHHYLGYRRLLGHRLKYLAFLKDRPVAGLSWSAPALKLSARDRFIGWSPEQRKQHLHQLAANSRFLILPWVQLHNLASHVLALNIARLPADWLRHFSHRLLLLETFVDNRYFAGTCYKAANWQHIGPTQGSTKQGKGYRYHGNPKEVYLYVLDPNFRQIIDCRQQPALSCDRPSTQTKVEALVMLLEHCRWHPQLTADLNLDPFDLETIAKELVDFHQCFHDAYGRSEHHRLGLAYFSGLMSNAEAKSVEPIALEFLDQKSVRSLQMFMKNGRWDHDTMLRVHQEMLAPLIAAPDGMITVDPSDFPKKGKESVGVARQYCGPLGKTENCQSGVFIGYSSDKGYGLLNCQLYMPESWFSPEQEKRRRFNMVPEDLVFETKQQIALRLINEIVAAKYYPAKWVGADAAFGSDIEFLNALPKDLLYFAAIKSNTQVFTKKPKVGIPPYKGHGRHPTKEKVLPGQPKPRTVSEIAKSGRLSWKTVVVAEGAKGPIIAKVARIRVYMSRDGLPAGDQQWLFFRQNDDGKIRYAISNAPKKISRSEMVKASTMRWPIEQCFQEGKSQVGMDCYEHRSWTAWHRHMTFVFLALHFMLRMRLRFKKNSVVDGSLGSQNTICSTSSQVAEFRGDV, from the coding sequence ATGCTTCCAATTAACAGGGCGATCAATCGAAGCTACGGCGTTGCACATTGTTCGTTCGTCGGCTTGAAAGCGGTTCTTTCCGCTGCCGTGGAGTCGCGTTTTACCGTTAACAACACCATTGCCGCTATGCAAATAGCTCAAAAACAAAATGATATTTTGCCGCCGGTTCCGCCTACGTTCAACACCGATGCAATAGCCGGAACCATAAAGGATTTTGGCCCGGCCAAAGTTGTACCCGTCAGTGGTTCGGACTGGGAACCATTGTGGGATCGATGGGTCCGTCAGCACCACTATTTAGGATATCGGCGGCTTCTGGGACATCGGCTCAAGTACTTGGCTTTTTTAAAAGACCGTCCTGTCGCTGGTTTGTCGTGGAGCGCGCCGGCATTGAAACTGTCCGCAAGAGATCGTTTTATCGGTTGGTCTCCGGAGCAACGAAAACAGCATCTGCACCAACTGGCAGCCAACAGCCGTTTTTTGATCCTGCCCTGGGTTCAGTTACATAATCTGGCATCGCATGTTTTGGCCCTCAATATCGCGCGGTTGCCTGCGGATTGGCTACGCCATTTCAGTCATCGACTCCTGCTTCTGGAAACGTTTGTCGACAACCGCTACTTTGCAGGCACCTGCTATAAAGCCGCCAACTGGCAGCACATTGGGCCTACGCAGGGCAGTACCAAACAAGGCAAAGGATATCGCTATCATGGCAACCCAAAGGAGGTTTACCTTTATGTTTTAGACCCGAACTTCAGACAAATTATCGATTGCCGACAACAGCCCGCCCTTTCGTGTGATCGCCCTTCCACCCAAACCAAAGTGGAGGCGTTGGTCATGCTTTTAGAACATTGTCGATGGCATCCGCAACTTACTGCCGATTTGAATCTCGATCCCTTTGATCTCGAAACGATTGCAAAAGAGCTCGTCGATTTTCATCAATGCTTTCATGATGCTTACGGACGCTCCGAACATCACCGTCTGGGATTAGCCTATTTTTCCGGACTCATGAGCAATGCCGAAGCCAAATCCGTGGAACCGATCGCGCTTGAATTTCTCGATCAAAAATCTGTCCGCTCCCTGCAGATGTTCATGAAGAACGGTCGTTGGGACCATGACACCATGCTGCGAGTTCATCAGGAAATGTTGGCGCCGTTGATCGCCGCCCCCGATGGAATGATTACCGTCGATCCCAGCGATTTTCCCAAAAAAGGCAAAGAATCGGTCGGTGTGGCTCGGCAGTATTGTGGTCCGTTGGGAAAAACAGAGAACTGCCAATCCGGTGTCTTTATTGGCTACTCAAGCGATAAGGGATATGGCCTGCTCAATTGCCAGTTGTATATGCCGGAAAGCTGGTTTTCTCCCGAGCAGGAAAAGCGACGCCGGTTCAACATGGTCCCCGAAGATCTCGTTTTTGAAACCAAGCAGCAGATTGCCTTAAGACTAATCAATGAGATTGTCGCAGCGAAATACTACCCTGCAAAGTGGGTCGGCGCCGATGCCGCCTTTGGCAGTGACATAGAATTTTTAAACGCCTTGCCCAAGGATCTGCTTTACTTTGCCGCAATCAAGTCCAATACCCAGGTTTTCACAAAAAAGCCAAAAGTGGGCATCCCGCCATATAAAGGGCATGGCCGTCATCCCACCAAAGAGAAAGTATTACCAGGTCAACCCAAGCCGAGAACCGTATCCGAAATCGCTAAGTCCGGTCGCCTGTCCTGGAAGACGGTCGTTGTTGCCGAGGGTGCCAAGGGACCCATCATCGCCAAGGTGGCTCGCATTCGCGTTTATATGTCTCGCGACGGATTGCCGGCAGGTGATCAACAATGGCTTTTCTTTCGACAAAACGACGATGGTAAAATCAGATACGCCATTTCCAATGCTCCCAAAAAAATTTCTCGTTCCGAAATGGTGAAAGCTTCTACTATGCGCTGGCCAATTGAACAGTGCTTTCAGGAAGGCAAAAGTCAGGTTGGCATGGATTGCTACGAACACCGTTCCTGGACCGCCTGGCATCGGCACATGACCTTCGTATTCTTGGCCTTGCACTTTATGCTGCGGATGAGATTGCGCTTTAAAAAAAACTCCGTTGTTGACGGTTCCCTTGGTTCGCAAAATACTATCTGTAGTACTTCCTCTCAGGTCGCTGAGTTCCGAGGGGATGTATGA